The Manis javanica isolate MJ-LG chromosome 6, MJ_LKY, whole genome shotgun sequence genome contains a region encoding:
- the LOC140849940 gene encoding endogenous retrovirus group FC1 Env polyprotein-like, which produces MTFSSFTALSLFSLIPIVFPAAPPSFVWRFKVKQTYTQHQTKVTALIATPDCPLKGCSEPLYLHFPPSTEVFIYSYLYSPYLCFLYDQRQAYCRRWQDTYGGCPYWSCTIHYMGDFQYPQYYSSNRFMKYPNGSFSLSIPDPWDSRWAAGVTASVYYKGSSTPHGTLHVSREYVPSRSQISQVASDIRHSEKVIIQTLDGASSSSYSSYSWLQLIQDTTIFLNHTLNTANCFLCASLQRPLLAAVPLNISNYSFYAEGQPLRPLADIPLWEPEYSDNLTIHHCVGPTPPPSSALHCLSIYTPTSGSKTFTQPGHFFWCNGSLFNSLPLNSDTPCILVTLIPQLTLYSMAEFLELQPPLHSRTKRAAFLPIMVGISLITSAIGVGFSGGALGHSLWAVRDLDAKLEGALTSTADSLASLQRQVTSLAKVTLQNRRALDLLTAEKGGTCVFLQEECCYYINESGIVETDITKLTDLASSLHSASNSNPFSSILTNPLLTWLWPIAGPIIVILLVCLFLPCIIKFIKSQVGKISNQAFNQLLLRNYQLLATEDPSPSRDLLTTC; this is translated from the coding sequence atgactttttcctcctttactgctctctcgcttttttccctcattcctattgtcttccctgccgccccaccctcctttgtatggcgattcaaagtcaagcagacttacacacagcatcaaacaaaagttactgccctcattgccacaccagactgccctctgaaaggctgctctgagcctttgtacctccactttcctccctccactgaagtattcatttacagctacctttattctccctacctctgcttcctctatgaccaaagacaagcctattgcaggcgatggcaagacacctacgggggatgcccctactggtcttgcaccattcactacatgggtgacttccagtacccacagtattactcctccaaccgtttcatgaaatatcccaacggctcattctccttatcaatcccagatccctgggactctcgatgggctgctggagtaacagcctcagtttactacaaggggtcctcaaccccccatggtacccttcatgtctctcgagagtatgttccctctcgctcccagatctctcaagttgcatcagatatcagacattccgaaaaagtcattatccaaactcttgacggcgcctcttcatcttcttattcctcctactcttggttacagctcattcaagacaccaccatctttctcaaccacaccctcaacaccgccaattgtttcttgtgcgcatcactacagcgcccactgctggccgccgtgcccctcaatatttccaactactccttctatgcagaaggacaacccctccgtcccctggcagacatacccctgtgggaaccagaatactcagataatctcaccatccaccactgtgtaggcccaactccacccccctccagtgcacttcactgcctctctatctacacccctacctccggctctaagacttttacacaaccgggacacttcttttggtgtaatggcagccttttcaactcactacctctcaactccgatacaccctgcattctcgtcaccctaatcccacagcttacactttacagcatggcagaattccttgagctccaacctcccttgcactcgcgcacaaaaagggctgctttccttcccatcatggtcggtatctctttaatcacctcagccattggggtggggttttcgggaggagccttgggtcactctctatgggcagttagagatctcgacgccaaacttgagggagccctgacatccactgccgattccctagcctctctccaaagacaggtcacttcgctagctaaagtcacccttcaaaaccggcgggccctagatctgcttacagccgagaagggcggcacctgcgtcttcctccaggaagagtgctgctattacatcaacgaatccggcattgtagaaactgacatcaccaaactcactgaccttgcctccagcctccactctgcttccaattccaacccattctcttcaatactaacaaaccccctcctcacctggctctggcccattgcaggccccataatagtcattcttctcgtctgtctcttcttaccctgtataataaagttcatcaaatcccaagtcggaaaaatctctaatcaagctttcaaccagcttttactcaggaactaccagcttctggccacggaagacccctcaccctcacgtgacctcctcaccacatgctga